The Verrucomicrobiales bacterium genome segment TGCAGGCCGTGCAATTGACGCACTCCATCTGCGTGCCATTTCGGATGTCGATGCCGGTCGGACAGACCGACACACACTGGTGGCAGTCAATGCAGTCGCCGGCACCCAACTCGGACCGCTTTTGAATCGGTTGATCCCGGTGCAATGGGGCCCTTTTCTCGCCGCGCTTGTGATCGTAGTTCACGACCAGGGTGTTTTCGTCGAGCAGAGCCGATTGAAACCTTCCGTAGGGGCAGATAAAGGTGCAAGCCTGCTCGCGGAACCGGGCGAAGATCGCGTAGAAGATCAAAGTGAAGGCGATCATCATGGTCAGCCCGGAGAGATGCCGTCGTGGGTCGTCCGTCACGATCGCGATCAGCCGGTCGCTCCCGATGATGTAGCTGAGCAGGGTGTTTCCGATCAGAAAGGAGAGGGCGAAGAACACTACTTGTTTTGCTCCTTTCACCAGGAGCTTTCGCACGGTCCAGGGAGCTTGGTCCAGCGCGCGTTGTTGGTGGGCGTCTCCTTCGATCAGGTATTCAATCTTCCGGAACACCATCTCCATGAGCAGAGTCTGCGGGCAGGTCCAACCGCACCAGAGGCGGCCGAACGCGGTTGTAAAAACCATGATGCTCATGAAAAAGATGAGCATGGCGACCGCGAAGATGAAGGTGTCCTGGGGCCAGAAAATCTGACCCAGGATAGAAAATCGCCGATCGATGATGTTGACCATGAGCAGGGGGTTGCCGTTGATCCGGATAAAGGGACCAGCGAACATGATCGTGAGGAGCGCCCAGCTCAAGTACGTGCGCCCGCGATAGAATCTTCCGCTGGGTTTCTTGGGATAGATCCAGCGACGGCTGCCGTCCTTGTCCGCGGTGGCCAGATGGTCGCGAAAGTCCTGCCAATCAATGTTCTGGGTGAAGTCGGCGGAGCCTGGGCACGCGGGTGTCGCGGAATGGGGGGGGACATTCGGCCTGGGGGAAGGCTCTGAACCGGATCGCTGCGGATTCTTAATGCTCATACTGTCAGTTCGGTCAACCGACCGTGTTGACAGTGGGTAGTGAGCCGCCGCCTGCCCAAAAGTTACACTGGATTTGATGGCCTAAATGCGTCGGACGTACGTCCGGCCACCGCCATAGGTCACCGTGATGGTGTCCGAGTCCCTGATACCCGCTTCTTCGCGGCAAGCTTGGAAGGGGAACGATGTGGCTTGCGTTGGCAGACGGTCGCTTCGATCACTGTTCCCTTTCCAGGTGTAGCCTTGATGCTTAACCGTCCGCCGACCATTTCGATGCGCTCCCTCATGCCTAGCAAGCCTAGGTGCTTTCCGCGAGTGGCAAGCACCCATCCATCCGCTTTGAACGCCTGGCCATCGTCAGCGATTCGCATTCGGATTCGAGAGCCCACCCGCTCGAGCGTGACCGTCACCTGGGTGGCTTGCGCATGGCGGGCGACGTTGGTAAGGGATTCTTGAGCCACTCGAAAGAGGGCGGTGCGGGTGGCGGCGTCCAGCTTCTCCACGCCCGGGAAGGTTTTGAGTCGCGTGACGAGTTTGGTTCGCTCCGCGAAGCTTTGCAGGAAGGACTGCAGGGCGGGGATCAAGCCCAGGTCATCGAGCACCGCTGGTCGCAACTCGCGGGCGAACTGATGGATCACATCGACCGATTGTTCCACCAAGTGCTGGGTATCGGTTATGGACTTGCGCAGCTTTCCATCGCTCAGGCTTGAAGCCTTGAGGGTGGCGAGCCGGATGTTGATGCCAGTCAGCGCTTGGGCGATGATGTCGTGGAGTTCGCGGCTGATGCTCCGTCGCTCCTCCTCCTGCACGCGAATGACTTTGCGCGCGAGGTACCTCAGTTGTTCCTGAAGCTCCTGCGATTGCTCGAGCATCTCGCGCTGCTGCTTCTCGCTGGATTGGAGAGCCTTCTCGCTTTGCTTGCGTCGTCGGACCTCGGCCCTCAATCCCTCATTCGAAGCAGCCAACACGGCCAAGCGCTGCTGAGCGGCTTCGCCGCGCTTTCGCTCGGTGATATTGTTGAAGAAGCAAACCACCGCAAAATGTCCCGCGGGGAGCCTGATGCGTTGCAGCTGCCACTCATAGGACTCTACCATCCCGGTGTCGCGACGGACTTCAGTGAACGCGGTCGAGAGGTAAGACTCCCCTGTTTTGAGAGTCAGCTGAAAACGGTTGACGATTTCCTCGGCGACATGCTTCGGCCAGAGGGAGCGAACGACCGTCAAAAAGCTCCGATCGGTCTGCTGGGAAGTGCTCTTGAAGATCTCGGTCGCCAGGGGATTCATC includes the following:
- the ccoG gene encoding cytochrome c oxidase accessory protein CcoG, which gives rise to MSIKNPQRSGSEPSPRPNVPPHSATPACPGSADFTQNIDWQDFRDHLATADKDGSRRWIYPKKPSGRFYRGRTYLSWALLTIMFAGPFIRINGNPLLMVNIIDRRFSILGQIFWPQDTFIFAVAMLIFFMSIMVFTTAFGRLWCGWTCPQTLLMEMVFRKIEYLIEGDAHQQRALDQAPWTVRKLLVKGAKQVVFFALSFLIGNTLLSYIIGSDRLIAIVTDDPRRHLSGLTMMIAFTLIFYAIFARFREQACTFICPYGRFQSALLDENTLVVNYDHKRGEKRAPLHRDQPIQKRSELGAGDCIDCHQCVSVCPTGIDIRNGTQMECVNCTACIDACDSVMEKIHRPRGLIRFASSNNIERGEPQRFTPRMKIYSVVLSGLITLFLVLLFTRADVKTTLFRAPGAMFQQTADGKLSNLYTLKIVNKTSHDIPIELRLHHLDGKLNVMSGSKLLLPKENLLQSSVLIELPPNVLTGVNTPIQVGVYSGDKLLETVKTIFVGPR
- a CDS encoding PAS domain S-box protein encodes the protein MQNAELQESRTRTELQVDKYTDLYDFAPVGYFSLDEKATILEVNLTGAAMLGLERSGLTRRRLLSYLAPEGRPGFLSFLKSACAGADNPSCEVLFLRKDATPLWALLRGTRGHGPSRTKPWCRVSASDVTSVKLAESALRQNQAMLSAIIRLAPVGVYIVDDRFRLQEMNPLATEIFKSTSQQTDRSFLTVVRSLWPKHVAEEIVNRFQLTLKTGESYLSTAFTEVRRDTGMVESYEWQLQRIRLPAGHFAVVCFFNNITERKRGEAAQQRLAVLAASNEGLRAEVRRRKQSEKALQSSEKQQREMLEQSQELQEQLRYLARKVIRVQEEERRSISRELHDIIAQALTGINIRLATLKASSLSDGKLRKSITDTQHLVEQSVDVIHQFARELRPAVLDDLGLIPALQSFLQSFAERTKLVTRLKTFPGVEKLDAATRTALFRVAQESLTNVARHAQATQVTVTLERVGSRIRMRIADDGQAFKADGWVLATRGKHLGLLGMRERIEMVGGRLSIKATPGKGTVIEATVCQRKPHRSPSKLAAKKRVSGTRTPSR